The Afipia massiliensis genome has a segment encoding these proteins:
- a CDS encoding branched-chain amino acid ABC transporter permease: protein MRAGHFKQSYTELVAFTDSATVKAWTGVLLLACLALPAVVGPYFLTLATTILITAIGVVGLNLLTGVCGLISLGQAGFLAIGAYTAGILAVDYSLSIIPGMISGGLFAALLSLLVGVPSLRLKGLYLAITTLAFTVIATHTILNLDWLTRGSAGLFLPAPTLFGFPLATKTAFYYFSLAMTVLFVVAAMNIMRSRVGRAFAAIRDHDTAAEMMGINQVSYKLMAFAISAFFTGAAGALSAYQVRYINVDSFALLVSIEALAMIIVGGLGSIAGAILGTIFMSLLPEVTRWLFDTLGSGLTEVFSTRALEVRGLLYGIVIVVVLRVQPDGLMGLWRDAKRLWSNWPFRY from the coding sequence ATGCGCGCAGGTCATTTTAAGCAGAGTTACACGGAGCTTGTCGCTTTCACCGACTCGGCGACCGTCAAAGCCTGGACCGGTGTTCTGCTGTTGGCGTGCCTCGCGCTGCCTGCGGTCGTTGGCCCATACTTTCTGACGCTGGCGACAACGATCCTGATTACAGCCATTGGCGTTGTTGGCCTCAATCTGCTCACCGGCGTGTGCGGGCTGATTTCGCTGGGGCAGGCCGGTTTCCTGGCGATCGGCGCATATACCGCGGGCATTCTCGCGGTCGACTACTCGCTGTCGATCATCCCTGGAATGATAAGCGGTGGGCTATTCGCGGCACTGCTATCCCTGCTGGTCGGCGTTCCGTCGTTACGTCTTAAGGGACTCTATCTCGCGATCACGACACTCGCCTTCACTGTCATCGCTACGCACACCATCCTTAATCTGGATTGGCTCACGCGCGGCTCGGCCGGGCTGTTTCTGCCGGCGCCGACGTTGTTCGGGTTTCCGCTCGCAACCAAGACCGCATTTTACTACTTCAGTCTTGCGATGACCGTGTTGTTTGTGGTCGCCGCGATGAACATCATGCGTAGCCGGGTGGGGCGCGCGTTCGCAGCGATCCGCGATCACGATACTGCCGCGGAGATGATGGGCATCAATCAGGTTTCCTACAAGCTGATGGCCTTTGCGATCTCGGCGTTCTTTACGGGCGCAGCTGGCGCACTCAGCGCGTATCAGGTGCGTTACATCAACGTCGACAGCTTCGCGCTGCTCGTCAGCATCGAGGCGCTGGCCATGATTATCGTCGGTGGGCTCGGTTCGATCGCTGGAGCGATCCTCGGCACCATCTTCATGTCGTTGCTGCCGGAGGTGACGCGCTGGCTTTTCGACACGCTGGGCAGTGGCCTCACCGAGGTGTTCTCGACCCGTGCGCTCGAGGTCCGTGGACTGCTGTACGGCATCGTCATCGTGGTGGTGTTGCGCGTTCAGCCAGACGGCTTGATGGGGCTGTGGCGGGACGCGAAGCGTCTCTGGAGCAACTGGCCATTTCGATACTGA
- a CDS encoding branched-chain amino acid ABC transporter permease: protein MNYFFALFGSGLAVGAVYGLVAIGFAVIYKATRVINFAHGEMMMLNAYLAHTIAVHTGVGFWTLVPIVIIISIVIGLLVEVLLIRPMIGEPTIAIVMMTVGLAIVIRSIVVLIWGAAPLEFPAQPGDSVLVFGPIRLYLAQVIAIGFLVVIMAGFAMFYRYTRSGIAMRAAANNETVALLMGIDVRRIYALAWALAAATAGLAGLLVSTIYEIGPDMSAFGLRAFPATILGGLDAVGGSAIGGFIIGILENIGEGYIGRGLKEIIGFVIILVVLMIRPFGLFGTRDVERV from the coding sequence GTGAACTATTTCTTCGCACTTTTCGGATCCGGGCTCGCTGTTGGCGCGGTCTATGGTCTTGTGGCCATCGGCTTTGCCGTCATTTACAAGGCAACGCGCGTCATCAACTTCGCCCACGGCGAGATGATGATGCTGAATGCCTATCTCGCCCACACCATTGCGGTTCATACCGGAGTCGGCTTCTGGACGCTGGTACCGATCGTCATCATCATCTCTATCGTCATCGGGCTGCTGGTCGAGGTGCTCTTGATCCGGCCAATGATCGGCGAGCCGACCATCGCCATCGTGATGATGACGGTGGGCTTGGCGATTGTTATCCGCTCGATCGTGGTGCTGATCTGGGGCGCCGCTCCGCTCGAGTTTCCGGCGCAGCCGGGTGATAGCGTCCTCGTTTTCGGGCCGATCCGTCTTTATCTGGCACAAGTCATCGCCATCGGTTTCCTTGTCGTCATCATGGCCGGCTTTGCGATGTTCTATCGCTATACCCGCTCGGGCATCGCCATGCGTGCCGCGGCGAACAACGAGACGGTCGCGCTGTTGATGGGCATCGACGTGCGCCGGATCTACGCGTTGGCCTGGGCGCTCGCCGCGGCGACTGCAGGACTGGCTGGCCTGCTGGTGTCGACGATCTATGAGATCGGTCCCGATATGTCTGCATTTGGCTTGCGCGCATTCCCCGCAACAATTCTGGGCGGGTTGGACGCTGTAGGCGGTTCGGCTATCGGCGGATTCATCATCGGGATTCTGGAAAATATCGGCGAGGGATACATCGGCCGTGGCCTGAAAGAGATCATCGGCTTTGTGATCATTCTGGTGGTTCTGATGATCCGTCCGTTCGGACTGTTCGGAACCCGTGATGTGGAGCGAGTCTGA
- a CDS encoding AMP-dependent synthetase/ligase: MTASIRDQARAGSLPIPQLVKLWSEIQPDALAFREKDFGIWKRITWGEYSRNVELLALGLADLGFREGERLAIAGEGIPEWMYADMAAQSLGGICVGLYPTSPWAELAYILEHSGSRVVVCGDQEQVDKILEARKQHGLSNLKWVIYVDDKGMRGYEEDGLVSIAEVIERGQRRAESDPAVLVNYRTQSAACSPDDPAIIVYTSGTTGAPKGAMLSHRNMLVAGCSVVDTFGYDGKNLEVLCYLPLCHVAERSFSTVMQLCCGSVVNFAESVDTVSMDLREIGPTLFLGVPRIWEKLQQTITIKIKESYPFHRWAYQAALALAMPIARREIASGGYRRGLRDKLVGKLLHLLMFRNIQRFSGLHRVAVCFCGAASVSPETLLFFRAIGLPIYQVYGMTETAAVALVQQPEHTAFGCVGVPIPSLQYRLGDDGELLMKGPTVFLGYLDAPEATAAVLNDGWLASGDIARIVDGEVQIIDRKKDLIITSGGKNISPSEVEHALKESIYIREAIVVGDGRNFVAALIQVDYDSVGKWAQEKALSFTTYRSLTLLPEVRELIDDEVNAANSRFARVSQVRKFSLLTKELDHDDGELTATMKVRRKAIEQKFVNEIVEIYGARA, encoded by the coding sequence ATGACGGCTTCGATTCGCGATCAGGCGCGCGCGGGCTCACTGCCAATTCCGCAACTGGTGAAGCTGTGGAGCGAAATCCAGCCGGACGCCCTCGCGTTCCGCGAGAAGGATTTTGGGATCTGGAAGCGGATTACGTGGGGCGAGTATTCGCGCAACGTCGAGCTTCTGGCGCTCGGTCTCGCTGACCTCGGCTTTCGCGAGGGTGAGCGTCTTGCTATCGCGGGCGAGGGAATTCCAGAGTGGATGTACGCCGACATGGCGGCGCAGTCGCTCGGCGGCATCTGTGTGGGATTGTATCCGACGAGCCCGTGGGCGGAGCTTGCCTACATTCTTGAGCATTCCGGATCGCGCGTCGTGGTGTGCGGAGATCAGGAGCAGGTCGACAAAATTCTGGAAGCGCGCAAACAGCATGGTCTATCTAACCTGAAGTGGGTCATCTACGTCGATGACAAGGGCATGCGTGGCTATGAGGAAGATGGCCTCGTCAGTATCGCCGAAGTCATCGAACGCGGCCAGCGCAGGGCCGAGAGCGACCCAGCAGTGCTCGTCAACTACCGGACGCAGTCGGCAGCCTGTTCGCCGGACGATCCCGCGATCATTGTCTACACGTCCGGCACGACCGGCGCGCCGAAGGGCGCGATGCTCTCCCATCGCAACATGCTGGTTGCCGGATGCAGTGTGGTCGACACGTTCGGCTACGACGGGAAGAATCTCGAGGTACTTTGCTATCTCCCGCTGTGTCACGTTGCAGAGCGCTCGTTCTCGACTGTGATGCAGTTGTGCTGCGGTTCGGTGGTGAATTTCGCGGAGTCGGTGGATACCGTCTCGATGGATCTGCGCGAAATCGGGCCGACGCTGTTTCTCGGCGTGCCGCGTATCTGGGAAAAGCTTCAGCAAACCATCACGATCAAGATCAAGGAATCCTATCCGTTCCATCGCTGGGCATATCAGGCAGCACTCGCTCTGGCGATGCCGATTGCGCGTCGCGAAATCGCTTCCGGCGGATACCGAAGGGGACTCCGCGACAAGCTGGTTGGCAAACTGCTGCACCTGCTGATGTTCCGCAACATTCAGAGATTCTCCGGCTTGCACCGGGTTGCTGTGTGCTTCTGCGGGGCGGCGTCTGTTTCTCCGGAAACCTTGCTGTTCTTCCGCGCGATCGGGCTTCCGATCTATCAGGTCTATGGAATGACCGAGACGGCCGCCGTTGCTCTGGTGCAGCAGCCCGAGCACACCGCGTTTGGATGCGTCGGCGTGCCAATCCCCTCGCTGCAGTATCGCCTCGGAGACGACGGCGAATTGCTGATGAAGGGACCGACGGTGTTCCTTGGATACCTCGACGCGCCAGAGGCAACTGCGGCGGTGCTGAACGACGGATGGCTCGCATCCGGCGACATCGCGCGGATTGTCGATGGCGAGGTGCAGATCATCGATCGCAAGAAGGACCTGATCATTACGTCAGGCGGCAAGAACATTTCGCCATCCGAAGTCGAGCATGCGCTGAAGGAGAGCATCTATATCCGCGAAGCGATCGTGGTCGGCGACGGCCGCAACTTCGTCGCTGCGTTGATTCAGGTCGATTACGACTCCGTCGGCAAGTGGGCGCAGGAGAAAGCGCTGTCTTTCACAACCTATCGCAGCCTCACTCTCCTGCCGGAGGTACGCGAGCTGATCGATGACGAGGTTAACGCCGCCAACTCCCGCTTCGCGCGTGTCTCCCAGGTGCGCAAGTTCTCGTTGCTGACCAAGGAGCTCGACCACGACGACGGCGAGCTGACGGCCACCATGAAGGTCCGGCGCAAGGCGATCGAGCAGAAGTTCGTGAATGAGATCGTCGAGATTTACGGAGCAAGGGCGTGA
- a CDS encoding ABC transporter ATP-binding protein: MNAILEVSQLGKSFGGVHAVQDVSFSVKRGTICSLIGPNGAGKTTVFNMISGLVPPTRGTVRFEGEAITGLPAHRMAHRGLGRTFQNLAVFAHASVVDNILVGMHSQLSANPLTAALYWGCVRKQEIEARRRVEEIVDFLEIQSVRDLPVGTLSYGLQKRVELGRALAMNPRLLLLDEMVSGMNQEETEDIARFILDIKEQLDVTVLMVEHDMGIVMDISDQVVVLEFGKKIGEGTPSEVSQDPRVMAAYLGNARSDAA, from the coding sequence GTGAACGCAATTCTTGAAGTCAGTCAGCTTGGCAAGTCCTTCGGCGGCGTGCACGCGGTTCAGGACGTCTCGTTCTCCGTGAAGCGCGGCACGATTTGCAGCCTGATCGGGCCGAATGGCGCGGGCAAGACCACGGTCTTCAATATGATCAGTGGTCTCGTGCCGCCGACGCGCGGAACAGTGCGCTTCGAAGGCGAGGCGATCACCGGTCTGCCGGCCCATCGCATGGCGCATAGGGGGCTCGGGCGCACATTCCAGAACCTCGCGGTTTTTGCCCATGCTTCCGTGGTCGACAACATTCTGGTCGGGATGCATTCGCAATTGTCGGCCAACCCTCTGACGGCAGCGTTGTATTGGGGTTGCGTGCGCAAGCAGGAGATCGAGGCGCGGCGCCGCGTCGAGGAGATCGTCGACTTTCTCGAAATCCAGAGCGTTCGCGATCTGCCCGTCGGAACCTTGTCTTATGGTTTGCAGAAGCGCGTTGAGCTTGGACGTGCGCTCGCGATGAACCCGCGGCTGCTGCTGCTGGACGAGATGGTTTCCGGAATGAACCAGGAAGAGACCGAAGATATCGCCCGTTTCATTCTCGATATCAAAGAGCAACTCGACGTCACGGTGCTGATGGTCGAGCACGACATGGGGATCGTGATGGATATTTCCGATCAGGTCGTGGTTCTCGAATTCGGCAAGAAAATCGGTGAGGGCACGCCGTCGGAGGTGTCGCAAGATCCGCGGGTGATGGCAGCGTATTTGGGTAATGCGAGGAGCGACGCAGCATGA
- a CDS encoding ABC transporter ATP-binding protein, translated as MLEVENLQVVYNNAIEAVRNASLNVTAGGITALLGANGAGKTTLLKAISGVLYPEDGKIRDGVIRFEGCDLTKLAPDDIVRLGIAHVPEGRKLFIELTVEENLVVGGHTTNRADIARRLEEIYQLFPQLKNRRTVLSGYLSGGEQQMVAIGRALMANPRLLMLDEPSLGIAPLMAEAIYAAVRRLSGEGGLTVLLVEQNASLALDASRNAFVLENGRVVLDGTSEELKRNEDVCEFYLGLGAKGVRRSMRDVKHYKRRKRWLS; from the coding sequence ATGCTTGAGGTTGAAAACCTTCAGGTGGTTTACAACAACGCCATCGAGGCCGTTCGCAACGCGTCGTTGAATGTGACCGCGGGCGGTATTACGGCGTTGCTCGGCGCCAACGGCGCGGGCAAGACCACGCTGTTGAAAGCTATTTCCGGCGTGCTCTATCCCGAGGACGGCAAGATCCGCGATGGCGTAATCCGGTTCGAAGGCTGTGATCTTACGAAACTCGCCCCGGACGACATCGTGCGGCTCGGCATCGCGCATGTTCCGGAAGGCCGGAAGCTTTTCATTGAGCTGACCGTGGAAGAAAATCTGGTGGTCGGGGGCCATACCACCAACCGGGCCGACATCGCTCGCCGCCTCGAAGAAATCTACCAGCTTTTCCCGCAGCTCAAGAATCGCCGCACGGTTCTCTCCGGTTATCTCTCTGGTGGTGAACAACAGATGGTCGCAATCGGGCGGGCGTTGATGGCCAATCCGCGATTGCTGATGCTCGATGAGCCGTCGCTGGGGATTGCGCCGCTGATGGCTGAAGCGATCTACGCTGCAGTGAGGCGGCTAAGTGGCGAAGGCGGTCTCACTGTGCTGCTGGTGGAGCAGAACGCGAGCCTCGCGCTCGATGCTTCGCGCAACGCATTTGTTCTGGAGAATGGCCGGGTCGTGCTCGACGGCACCTCGGAAGAGCTGAAGCGCAATGAAGACGTTTGCGAGTTCTATCTTGGTCTTGGTGCCAAGGGAGTCCGCCGCAGTATGCGCGATGTGAAACATTACAAGCGTCGCAAGCGGTGGTTGTCGTGA
- a CDS encoding enoyl-CoA hydratase-related protein translates to MDSFVECGGAFPVVRCLSGRGSKSHLIKQRSTVCLMRCAVTIESSSDAEADVVIRDIDERGVARITINRPHVHNAWNPQVVVALTDAVESVSAMPQVRAVVLTGEGKSFSAGGDLRWMRGILDQSSEQRREDASRIGKLLVAIDSSPKPVIARVNGAAIGGGFGLVCACDIAVACNEAVFGLSEVRLGIIPAMISPFVVRRLGEAQARAHFLTGHDPMPAQKALDAGLVHHVVGRGDLDAAVEAELRAVLRSSPTAIAETKRLFRRTGARGLDAAIEDATSALVGTWESGDAREGLTAFLEKRSPSWH, encoded by the coding sequence GTGGATTCGTTCGTAGAGTGCGGTGGCGCCTTTCCGGTTGTCCGATGTCTGTCTGGACGCGGTAGCAAATCCCATCTAATAAAGCAACGGTCAACCGTTTGTTTAATGAGGTGTGCTGTGACCATCGAATCTTCTTCCGATGCTGAAGCGGATGTTGTGATCCGCGATATCGACGAACGCGGCGTGGCGCGCATTACGATCAACCGCCCCCATGTCCATAATGCATGGAATCCGCAAGTTGTGGTGGCGTTAACCGATGCGGTTGAATCCGTTTCAGCGATGCCTCAAGTGCGTGCGGTGGTGCTGACCGGTGAGGGCAAGAGTTTCAGCGCCGGCGGCGACCTGCGCTGGATGCGCGGAATTCTCGATCAGTCTTCGGAGCAGCGCCGCGAAGATGCCAGCCGAATCGGCAAGCTTCTGGTTGCGATCGACTCATCTCCCAAGCCTGTGATTGCGCGCGTCAATGGCGCGGCGATCGGCGGTGGCTTTGGCCTCGTTTGTGCCTGCGACATCGCGGTGGCCTGCAATGAAGCGGTTTTCGGCTTGTCCGAGGTGCGGCTGGGGATCATTCCCGCCATGATTTCGCCGTTTGTCGTTCGCCGTCTGGGTGAGGCGCAGGCGCGCGCGCACTTCTTGACGGGGCACGATCCGATGCCGGCGCAGAAGGCGCTTGACGCCGGCCTGGTGCATCATGTTGTCGGGCGCGGCGATCTTGATGCTGCCGTGGAGGCCGAGCTGCGAGCGGTACTGAGGTCTTCGCCAACCGCGATCGCTGAGACCAAGCGGTTGTTTCGGCGCACCGGCGCGCGCGGCCTTGATGCCGCAATCGAAGACGCGACCAGCGCGCTTGTCGGCACGTGGGAAAGCGGCGACGCGCGCGAAGGCCTGACTGCATTCCTTGAAAAGCGAAGTCCGTCCTGGCATTGA
- a CDS encoding enoyl-CoA hydratase/isomerase family protein, translating to MPREFSTIELTIDEQVATIWLNRPESGNGINLQMMTEFKTAAFDLEANPDIRVVILRGRGRHFSVGGDMAMFTEAGDALPRVIADVITNFHDALLSLRRSTAASIAVVHGACAGGALSLALACDFVVAEDKAKFAAAYRKLGASADGGMTHALTRALGQRRALELLLLSDTFTASDALQMGLVNRLASSDNLESEVVRMAGILRGNAPASVRALKGLTYQAPTTSFDQQLSSELAAFAQCAGTADFREGVSAFAARRQPVFKGA from the coding sequence ATGCCTCGCGAGTTTTCCACCATTGAACTGACCATTGACGAGCAGGTCGCGACGATCTGGCTGAACCGGCCGGAAAGCGGCAATGGCATCAACCTTCAGATGATGACGGAGTTCAAAACTGCCGCCTTCGATCTTGAAGCCAATCCGGATATCCGCGTGGTCATCCTGCGCGGACGCGGCCGGCATTTCTCGGTCGGTGGCGACATGGCAATGTTCACGGAAGCGGGTGATGCATTACCGCGCGTGATTGCAGACGTTATAACGAATTTCCACGATGCGTTGCTCTCCTTGCGGCGCTCGACAGCAGCATCCATCGCGGTCGTGCATGGCGCCTGCGCCGGGGGCGCTCTGTCGCTGGCACTCGCCTGCGACTTCGTGGTCGCGGAAGACAAGGCGAAGTTCGCCGCAGCCTACCGCAAGCTCGGGGCCAGCGCCGATGGCGGGATGACTCATGCCCTGACGCGCGCGCTCGGGCAGCGCCGCGCCCTCGAACTCCTGCTGTTGAGCGACACGTTTACCGCCTCAGACGCACTGCAGATGGGCCTGGTCAATCGGTTAGCGTCGTCCGACAACCTTGAGTCGGAAGTCGTCCGCATGGCCGGCATCCTGCGCGGAAATGCACCGGCCTCCGTGCGCGCCTTGAAGGGTCTTACCTATCAGGCTCCGACGACCTCTTTTGATCAGCAACTGTCCTCCGAACTCGCGGCATTCGCGCAGTGCGCAGGCACGGCCGATTTCCGCGAGGGCGTCAGCGCCTTCGCGGCGCGCCGGCAACCTGTTTTCAAGGGAGCGTAA